From the genome of Candidatus Nitrosocosmicus oleophilus, one region includes:
- a CDS encoding 50S ribosomal protein L37e: MTKGTTSMGKFTRKKTHIRCRRCGHNSFHKRGKTCSKCGYPDPKLRKYKWIKRRVK; encoded by the coding sequence TTGACAAAAGGAACAACATCTATGGGTAAATTTACCCGCAAGAAGACACACATTAGATGTAGAAGATGTGGACATAATTCATTTCACAAGCGTGGCAAAACATGTTCAAAATGTGGATACCCTGATCCAAAGCTCAGAAAATATAAATGGATAAAAAGACGGGTAAAATAG
- a CDS encoding dihydroorotase codes for MSNDYDRPINSNSCDLIIKNANVVIPKVGVLRTNILIENGKIKELTNSSASVNYSKSINANDKYVLPGLIDPHVHYGVFSPIEMAAATESKSAAVGGVTTIMRMLRVYESYKEEISKHLEASARNHFIDYGIHASILNSDQVKDITYLYQSGIHSFKIYMNLGSTDNRILMDMSPYRNLRLPKNVFVSDELCNSVVGKSSTFKNSVVLVHAEDHNTCANLIEEKKFEKSKTKNDASDKSPENVKGKQTNLNKDNPLDLWSKCRPPESEVIAIKKIMNMARQFGSNIYFVHIGSNGALDAILYERQIGGCNAYIETCPHYLTHSVDFGDLRGKVVPPLRSKNDVASLWNAIKNGVIDTIGTDHVANTMSLKSGENNDIWTALAGFPGVATMLPVLLHYGVNLRQLPIQRMVELTSFNTSKIFGMFPKKGTIQKGSDADLVIIDLDLVQKVTPDLLQSSSDYTIYDGIKLQGWPITTISRGKIIMENGTVFPENLGHGEFIGINNHITKD; via the coding sequence ATGAGTAACGATTATGATCGTCCTATTAATAGTAATAGCTGTGACTTAATAATAAAGAATGCAAATGTTGTTATACCTAAAGTAGGTGTTCTTAGAACAAATATACTCATAGAAAATGGAAAAATCAAAGAGCTAACGAATTCATCAGCTAGTGTAAATTATTCAAAATCAATAAATGCAAATGATAAATATGTGTTACCAGGACTAATCGATCCTCACGTCCATTATGGAGTATTTTCACCTATTGAAATGGCTGCAGCAACCGAATCCAAATCTGCTGCTGTTGGTGGGGTTACCACCATTATGCGGATGCTTAGAGTATACGAATCCTACAAGGAAGAAATATCCAAGCATCTAGAAGCTAGTGCAAGGAATCATTTCATAGATTATGGCATACATGCATCAATTCTAAATTCTGATCAAGTCAAGGATATTACTTATTTGTATCAAAGTGGAATACATTCATTCAAAATCTACATGAATCTAGGTTCGACAGATAATAGAATATTGATGGATATGTCCCCGTATAGAAATTTGCGTCTACCGAAAAATGTGTTCGTTTCAGACGAACTCTGCAACAGTGTCGTCGGCAAATCTTCAACATTTAAGAACTCGGTTGTCCTCGTGCACGCAGAAGATCATAATACGTGTGCGAATCTCATTGAGGAAAAGAAGTTTGAAAAGTCAAAAACAAAAAACGATGCTTCAGACAAGAGTCCAGAAAATGTAAAGGGTAAACAAACAAACCTTAACAAAGATAACCCGCTAGACTTGTGGTCTAAATGTAGACCTCCCGAGAGCGAAGTAATCGCGATAAAAAAGATAATGAATATGGCCAGACAATTTGGATCTAATATTTACTTTGTTCATATAGGATCAAATGGTGCGTTGGATGCTATACTATATGAACGACAGATTGGAGGCTGTAATGCCTATATTGAAACTTGTCCACATTATTTGACTCACTCGGTTGATTTTGGTGATCTAAGGGGCAAGGTTGTACCACCCTTACGTTCCAAGAATGATGTAGCTAGTTTATGGAATGCAATAAAAAACGGAGTAATCGATACCATAGGAACCGATCATGTTGCAAATACCATGAGTTTAAAGTCTGGGGAAAATAATGATATTTGGACCGCCCTAGCAGGGTTTCCTGGAGTAGCCACCATGTTACCCGTCTTGCTACATTATGGAGTAAATCTAAGACAGCTGCCAATACAGCGCATGGTTGAATTAACCAGTTTCAATACCTCAAAGATATTTGGAATGTTTCCTAAAAAAGGTACTATACAAAAAGGTTCAGATGCAGATCTCGTCATTATAGATCTAGATTTGGTACAAAAAGTAACCCCCGACCTCTTGCAATCTTCCTCAGACTACACAATATATGACGGAATTAAATTGCAAGGCTGGCCCATCACAACTATATCGAGGGGAAAAATAATTATGGAAAACGGCACAGTATTTCCTGAAAATTTGGGACATGGCGAATTCATAGGAATAAACAATCACATAACAAAAGATTAA
- the rpiA gene encoding ribose 5-phosphate isomerase A — translation MSSPSSGSKNNGSLDKSFENIAQHIIENHISIKPLIIGLGSGRAIAKIVNLLPLSIIENCKFICTSLQIKIEAERKKLNIVDESLIPFLDIVIDGADQIDSKFFMIKGGGGALFREKILYYSSKKTIIVGDVSKFVSLFSRSVPLEILPFGRTATIPFLDKLNGVPILRTLDRGYPYITENGNLILDVMFSDYSNVLQLDTELKKIPGIIETGFFIRPASVCYCALENNQYKVYENPPNLTE, via the coding sequence ATGTCTTCACCCAGTTCCGGTTCTAAAAATAATGGATCCTTAGATAAAAGCTTTGAAAACATAGCCCAACACATCATTGAAAATCATATATCCATTAAACCGCTTATTATCGGATTAGGTAGTGGACGAGCCATAGCTAAAATTGTGAATCTGTTACCACTTTCCATCATAGAAAATTGTAAATTTATTTGCACCTCGTTACAAATAAAAATTGAAGCCGAGAGGAAAAAGTTAAACATAGTGGATGAATCATTAATCCCCTTTTTAGATATTGTAATAGACGGAGCAGATCAAATTGATAGCAAGTTCTTTATGATAAAGGGCGGCGGCGGAGCCTTATTCCGTGAAAAGATCTTGTACTACTCGTCTAAAAAAACAATAATTGTTGGGGACGTCTCAAAATTTGTGTCGCTTTTTTCAAGATCTGTACCACTAGAAATTCTCCCGTTTGGGAGAACTGCAACGATACCTTTTTTGGATAAATTAAATGGCGTCCCAATACTTAGAACTTTGGATAGGGGTTATCCCTATATAACAGAAAATGGAAATCTTATTCTAGACGTCATGTTTAGCGATTATTCTAATGTTCTTCAATTAGATACAGAACTAAAGAAAATACCAGGTATTATTGAGACCGGATTCTTTATACGACCTGCAAGTGTTTGTTATTGTGCGCTTGAGAATAACCAATATAAAGTCTATGAAAATCCGCCAAATCTTACCGAATAA
- a CDS encoding 30S ribosomal protein S30e, translating to MPTHGSLTKAGKVRGQTPKIQARERTSPSSKVRNKNNFVKRFEKRIQPGQKKPERMHRR from the coding sequence ATGCCGACTCACGGATCATTAACTAAAGCTGGAAAGGTTAGAGGTCAAACTCCCAAAATACAAGCACGTGAAAGAACTAGCCCTTCATCTAAAGTTAGGAATAAGAATAATTTTGTAAAAAGATTTGAAAAAAGGATTCAACCAGGACAGAAAAAACCAGAAAGAATGCACAGACGTTAA
- a CDS encoding formyltetrahydrofolate deformylase: MGDTGTNITDSKNAKTYVEVTIVGKDKEGIVADITNYIFRNGGNIEKINQNVVKGLFGMHLEASFPPIDKSKMQKELDELGSKLAMEVKVHFHEENKIKNVAILVSREDHCLLKILNSRASGEINCNISLIIGSDEKLKSIADSFSIPFHFVNHLEQSVAESEILQLVENFDIDLIVLARYMRILTPNFVWRYPNRIINIHPSLLPAFPGAFAYVQAYERGAKIIGCTAHFVTEDLDQGPIIIQESFKVLTEDTLESIKIKGQIAEALALLEAVKLFLEDKLEVYWGKVSYK, encoded by the coding sequence ATGGGAGATACCGGTACAAATATTACAGATTCAAAAAATGCTAAAACATATGTTGAAGTTACTATAGTAGGTAAAGACAAAGAAGGAATAGTTGCAGATATAACAAATTACATATTCAGAAACGGTGGAAACATTGAAAAGATAAACCAGAATGTAGTAAAAGGACTCTTTGGGATGCATCTTGAGGCGTCATTTCCACCAATTGATAAATCAAAAATGCAAAAGGAATTGGATGAGTTGGGCAGCAAACTCGCCATGGAAGTAAAAGTACACTTCCATGAAGAAAACAAAATCAAGAACGTGGCAATCCTAGTAAGCAGGGAAGACCATTGCTTGTTGAAAATTCTAAATTCTCGTGCCTCTGGAGAAATAAATTGCAATATCTCTTTGATAATCGGCTCCGATGAAAAGCTAAAATCAATTGCAGATTCCTTTTCGATACCATTTCATTTTGTAAACCATTTGGAACAAAGTGTTGCTGAAAGTGAAATTTTACAACTTGTTGAAAATTTCGATATTGACCTTATCGTCTTAGCAAGGTATATGAGGATATTAACACCCAATTTTGTATGGCGTTATCCAAACAGAATCATCAACATTCATCCATCTTTGTTGCCTGCTTTTCCTGGAGCTTTTGCTTATGTACAAGCTTATGAAAGAGGCGCCAAAATAATTGGATGTACCGCACACTTTGTGACAGAAGATCTTGATCAAGGTCCTATAATTATTCAAGAATCATTTAAGGTCTTAACAGAAGACACATTGGAATCTATCAAGATAAAAGGTCAAATTGCTGAAGCTCTTGCACTGCTTGAAGCAGTAAAGCTGTTTTTGGAGGATAAATTGGAGGTCTACTGGGGCAAAGTCAGCTATAAATAA
- a CDS encoding 50S ribosomal protein L15e, which yields MYSHIAETWKTMLKTRSPEIKNKAYVWRREPTIHKIEHPSRIDRARALGYKAKQGIIVVRIRVGRGGMRKQRPVSGRRPKHIGVVHIKQSISMKRVAERRVNEKYLNLRVMGSYLLYQDGMYSWFEVILVDTNHPAIIKDKEMRSRINFN from the coding sequence ATGTACAGCCATATTGCGGAAACATGGAAGACAATGTTGAAAACTAGATCTCCAGAAATAAAGAATAAAGCGTATGTATGGAGAAGAGAACCTACAATACACAAGATAGAACACCCAAGTCGTATAGATAGAGCTAGAGCACTGGGTTACAAGGCTAAACAAGGCATAATTGTGGTAAGAATTCGTGTTGGCAGAGGCGGAATGAGAAAACAACGTCCTGTTTCAGGCAGGAGACCAAAACACATTGGTGTAGTGCATATCAAACAAAGTATTAGCATGAAAAGAGTAGCCGAAAGACGTGTCAATGAAAAATACCTCAATTTAAGGGTCATGGGATCATATTTACTTTATCAAGACGGAATGTATTCTTGGTTTGAAGTAATACTGGTAGATACAAATCATCCGGCTATTATAAAAGATAAAGAAATGAGAAGTAGAATAAATTTTAACTAA
- a CDS encoding ABC transporter permease, translating to MDIKEIFVLSFQALRERKIRSLLTILMVMAGTSLLVAVNGVGAGFTEFFNKQFSNLAPNILFVTSGQEQGSGTVGSGGGGGGGGGGSAGSKITLNAAVINRIDSLPFVEEVIPSYQSQVLIKSKGEEKSHAALSIDPNKLFVIAPTLGLQEGSQIKQNDPSAIVIAENIAKPPGEDNPFVTLGETVELEYSFIDDTTGKQDTVSKNFLVTAIMESTGNPTIDNAAVINLDAGDSLFQKSGKYDSLFIVASSNELVDVVESEIKKLYGNDIGVTTVKAILKTIEQFTGGITSFLLSIAIISLIVGAVGIITTLYTSVIERIREIGTLKAIGAQSSNILTMFVFEALIIGMLGATLGLIGGIGGGYALSQATPRNEGDPPLIPLFFMSDMVTVWIISVVLSVIAGLLPAWKASKISPIEALRPKT from the coding sequence ATGGACATTAAGGAAATATTTGTTTTATCATTTCAGGCATTGAGAGAGAGAAAAATCAGGTCTCTTCTAACCATTCTAATGGTTATGGCTGGAACTAGTCTACTAGTAGCAGTAAATGGTGTAGGGGCAGGGTTCACTGAATTCTTTAATAAACAGTTTAGCAATTTAGCTCCTAATATTTTATTTGTTACAAGTGGTCAAGAACAAGGCTCAGGCACCGTCGGCTCGGGAGGAGGCGGAGGCGGAGGCGGAGGAGGCTCTGCTGGTTCAAAGATCACCTTAAATGCCGCAGTCATAAACAGAATTGATTCATTGCCCTTTGTCGAAGAAGTTATACCATCTTATCAATCACAGGTATTGATCAAATCTAAGGGCGAAGAAAAATCACACGCAGCACTATCCATAGATCCAAATAAATTATTTGTGATTGCACCGACCCTTGGTTTACAGGAGGGCTCTCAAATAAAACAAAATGATCCATCTGCAATTGTAATAGCAGAAAATATTGCCAAACCTCCTGGAGAAGACAACCCATTTGTAACATTGGGTGAGACAGTAGAACTAGAATATTCATTTATTGATGACACAACAGGAAAACAAGATACGGTATCGAAGAATTTTTTGGTTACTGCAATAATGGAATCGACAGGCAATCCAACAATAGACAACGCAGCAGTCATTAACTTGGACGCTGGCGATTCCCTTTTTCAAAAATCAGGCAAATATGACTCTTTATTTATAGTTGCATCATCCAATGAATTAGTTGATGTTGTTGAAAGCGAAATCAAGAAATTATATGGAAATGATATAGGAGTAACAACAGTAAAGGCCATACTCAAGACCATTGAGCAATTTACAGGCGGGATTACATCTTTCTTGTTGAGCATTGCTATCATCTCATTAATTGTTGGTGCAGTAGGTATAATTACCACATTGTATACTTCCGTGATTGAAAGGATTAGAGAAATAGGCACACTAAAAGCAATAGGTGCACAAAGTTCTAACATTTTAACAATGTTTGTTTTTGAAGCTTTGATAATAGGTATGCTGGGTGCAACTCTGGGTTTAATTGGAGGTATAGGTGGTGGTTATGCACTATCTCAAGCTACCCCCAGAAATGAAGGCGACCCCCCACTCATCCCCCTATTTTTTATGAGCGATATGGTTACAGTGTGGATAATCTCGGTTGTCCTAAGTGTAATAGCAGGACTATTGCCAGCTTGGAAGGCATCAAAGATAAGCCCCATAGAAGCGTTAAGACCAAAAACCTAG
- a CDS encoding LSm family protein: MSVDMAVKVLDESLGRDVLIKLKGGKVIRGNLQGFDQHMNLLLESSVEILEEGKTDEIGNIVVRGDNVVIISPPQFK, translated from the coding sequence TTGTCAGTAGATATGGCAGTTAAAGTCCTCGATGAAAGCCTCGGTAGGGATGTTTTGATAAAATTGAAGGGTGGCAAGGTTATTAGAGGAAACTTACAAGGTTTTGATCAACATATGAATTTATTATTAGAAAGTTCTGTGGAAATATTAGAAGAAGGGAAGACAGATGAAATTGGAAATATCGTTGTGAGAGGAGATAATGTGGTTATAATTTCTCCTCCTCAGTTCAAATAA
- the nadA gene encoding quinolinate synthase NadA translates to MSVLKLEYAEEIQRLKKEKNAIILAHNYQISEVQDISDFIGDSLKLSRLAGETDASIIVFCGVHFMAETASIISPNKKVLIPDLEAGCSLASSINPQELLKWKGENPDAMVVSYVNTSAEIKALSDYCCTSSNAVKVVQSIPKHTPILFLPDMFLGAYVAEVTKRDNIQIWPGECHVHAGITDKDINLMLKKYSKAEFLVHPECSCTSSTLYHVSKGDINRDCKILSTEGMMKEASSSKNDQFLIATEVGILHRMQVENPFKEFIPVKKDAICKYMKKITVEKVYNSLLNDVHEVKVPEKIAKRAIIPIERMLAIS, encoded by the coding sequence ATGTCAGTATTGAAACTCGAATACGCGGAAGAAATCCAAAGACTAAAGAAAGAAAAGAACGCAATAATTTTGGCTCATAACTACCAAATTTCTGAAGTTCAAGATATATCTGACTTTATTGGAGATTCTCTTAAATTATCTAGATTAGCTGGGGAAACAGATGCTTCAATTATTGTATTTTGTGGTGTCCATTTCATGGCTGAAACAGCTTCAATAATAAGTCCAAACAAGAAAGTCTTGATACCTGATTTAGAAGCTGGATGTTCACTTGCTTCTTCTATTAATCCACAAGAACTCTTAAAATGGAAAGGTGAAAACCCGGATGCTATGGTTGTAAGCTATGTGAATACATCTGCAGAGATAAAAGCTTTGTCGGATTATTGTTGCACCTCCTCAAATGCAGTAAAGGTAGTACAGAGTATTCCAAAACATACTCCAATCCTGTTCTTGCCCGACATGTTTTTGGGAGCTTATGTTGCAGAAGTGACCAAAAGGGATAATATCCAGATATGGCCAGGTGAATGCCATGTACATGCTGGTATTACTGATAAAGATATCAACCTGATGTTAAAAAAATATTCAAAAGCAGAATTTTTAGTCCACCCTGAATGTAGCTGTACTTCCTCAACACTATACCACGTATCTAAAGGGGATATAAATAGAGATTGTAAAATATTATCTACAGAAGGGATGATGAAAGAGGCTAGCTCGTCAAAAAACGATCAATTCCTAATAGCCACAGAAGTAGGAATACTTCATAGGATGCAGGTAGAAAATCCATTTAAAGAATTTATCCCTGTAAAAAAAGATGCAATATGTAAATATATGAAAAAAATAACCGTAGAAAAAGTATACAATTCACTTCTTAATGATGTTCATGAGGTTAAAGTTCCTGAAAAAATAGCAAAAAGAGCCATAATACCGATAGAAAGAATGCTGGCAATCTCTTGA
- a CDS encoding creatininase family protein: MEIKNISQNKFSSLIKDFNFESAILPLGSIEQHGDHLPFSTDTLIVEHISNIVSTKSEAFLLPSLFYGVSYEHEPLFNISIDYNILVDLISCICQSLSVHGIKRMYVINGHHGNIGLLQYVGQNLSSKYAINSDFFYFINYWQMLETGFDHAGEVETSIMMAIHPNLVNMDLAKAGLDAKGQEVGSLYKLGTNMSINNPAGFMKFTKNGIWGDPFKANATEGKKMLSQVIEKILALITDYNYR; encoded by the coding sequence ATGGAAATCAAGAACATAAGTCAAAACAAATTTTCCAGCTTGATAAAAGATTTCAATTTTGAGTCGGCCATTTTGCCTCTTGGTTCCATAGAACAACACGGAGATCATTTACCATTTTCGACAGATACCCTTATTGTAGAACATATTTCGAATATTGTGTCAACTAAATCTGAAGCATTCTTGCTTCCTTCTCTTTTCTATGGCGTATCTTATGAGCATGAACCCCTCTTTAATATCTCAATAGACTATAACATATTAGTAGATCTTATTTCCTGTATTTGCCAGTCCCTATCAGTACACGGTATCAAACGCATGTATGTTATCAATGGGCATCACGGAAATATTGGCCTTTTGCAATATGTCGGGCAGAATTTATCATCAAAATATGCTATAAATTCAGACTTTTTCTACTTTATTAACTACTGGCAAATGCTTGAAACTGGATTTGATCATGCAGGAGAAGTAGAAACTTCGATCATGATGGCCATTCATCCAAATCTTGTTAATATGGATCTTGCGAAGGCGGGATTGGATGCAAAAGGTCAAGAGGTCGGATCATTATACAAATTAGGTACAAACATGTCGATTAACAATCCGGCAGGGTTTATGAAATTTACTAAAAATGGTATATGGGGAGATCCCTTTAAGGCCAATGCCACAGAAGGAAAGAAAATGCTTTCGCAGGTAATAGAAAAAATTTTGGCCTTGATAACTGACTACAACTATAGGTGA
- a CDS encoding ABC transporter ATP-binding protein — MASSSPSSDPILKVDRIYKSYASSAGETPILKNIDFDVKKGEFVAIVGPSGSGKSTLLNILGTLDRPTSGDIYINGVDVFSLNDHDLAYLRNNAIGFIFQSYNLINRASVLKNIEIPCIISGLNKKERLERAFKIMGLLGIEDKGSFKPFNLSGGQQQRVAIARALMNNPSIILADEPTGNLDTKTGNEVFNLLKMLSNKYDRTIIMVTHNPELAIKTDRIIHLKDGEIEREENIVT; from the coding sequence ATGGCGTCTTCATCTCCTTCTTCTGATCCAATCCTCAAAGTCGATCGAATTTACAAAAGTTATGCTTCATCAGCTGGAGAAACGCCGATACTAAAAAATATTGATTTCGATGTTAAAAAGGGAGAATTTGTGGCTATTGTAGGACCATCTGGTAGTGGTAAATCTACTCTTTTAAATATTTTAGGGACTTTGGATCGACCGACAAGTGGAGATATCTATATCAACGGTGTAGATGTATTTTCTTTAAATGATCATGATCTGGCTTATTTAAGAAACAATGCAATTGGATTCATTTTTCAGTCGTATAATTTGATAAACAGGGCGTCTGTGTTAAAGAACATTGAAATTCCATGCATAATATCAGGATTAAATAAAAAGGAGCGGTTGGAAAGGGCTTTTAAAATCATGGGATTGCTAGGAATTGAAGACAAAGGCAGTTTCAAACCATTCAATTTGAGTGGTGGTCAACAACAGCGGGTTGCAATCGCTAGAGCACTAATGAATAATCCCTCCATAATTTTGGCTGATGAACCCACTGGTAACCTAGATACTAAAACTGGTAATGAAGTATTTAATTTGCTAAAGATGTTGTCCAATAAGTATGATAGAACCATAATAATGGTCACGCATAATCCTGAATTGGCAATTAAAACCGATAGAATAATACATCTCAAGGATGGGGAAATAGAACGGGAAGAAAATATAGTTACCTGA